The window CCTCATCTTTTAAATGAACAATCGGATAAAGAATTTCGCTTTCCAGTTCTTCTTCCAGCAAGTCTTTAAGACCATTTTCGGAATAGTAGGTTTCTCCGTTGAAAAGTATTTTCAGTCCCGGGTTCAGGTAGGCATAATTGCGGAGCATTCTCTCTATATACTCTTTTCTGTATTTGAAGTGCAGAAATATTTCTCCATCCGGAATAAAGGAAATTTCGGTACCATTTCTGTCCGAAGTTTCTTTTTCCTCAAAGTTTTCTTTGATCATTCCACGGGAAAATTCAGCAACTTTCATTTTTCCGTCTCTGAAAGAGCGTACACGGAAATAATCTGAAAGGGCATTTACCGCTTTGGTACCTACCCCGTTCAATCCTACAGATTTTTTAAACGCTTTGCTGTCATACTTACCACCGGTATTCATTTTGGATACAGCATCTACTACTTTGCCCAGCGGAATTCCACGTCCAAAGTCACGGATGGTAACTTTACCGTCGTCCAGTTTTATTTCAATTCTTTTTCCTGAGCGCATTCTGAACTCATCAATAGAGTTATCAAGAATTTCTTTAAGCAGGATATAAATACCGTCATCAGCAGAAGACCCGTCACCAAGCTTCCCGATGTACATACCGGGGCGCAGACGGATGTGTTCCTGCCAATCGAGGGTTCTGATATTATCTTCGGAGTAGGTTGGATTTATTTCTTGTGACATATATGATTTCAGCAAACATACAAAAATACAAAATTGTCCAAAATTATCCGAATTTTAAAAATCATTTTTTCCTAACTTTTATGGTTCAGCCATGAGAGCTGGAATAGAATTTCAAGTCAATTAAATCTGTTACGGCACAAAAGCAGTAAAAGTTCATTCTAAACCCTAAGATTTTTGTTAATATTGCCTATAGTAAAAATATTGTTTTAGATCTGCTAAGTTCTAATTTGCTCTTTCCAGCTTATGTATCATATTTTTGAGCATAGCAGGTACAATAAGCTTATGAAAAGGACGGACAGGCAAAAAATACAGCACGCCCAGCCAATTATGAAATTTTACCGTAGTGGAGATCGTAAGGGAATTTTCTTCCTCATCCTCATTTTTGTCAAATAAAAGGGAAACCCGGAAATCCAGATGCCTGTCATCTTCTCCCAGAATAATTTCGTTATTCGTTTTATCAAAAACTTTAAAAAGCCCTATCCGTTCTCCCACTTCATATTGAGCATCATTCCCTGGCTGCTTCTTTTCTTTTTCAGCTCCGGTTTTCAGCCCGAATAATCCGACTATTTTATTCCTGAAAGCAAACATTTTCTTTCCCCAAACGGGTCCGCTTGTAAAGAAAGCTTTTCCAACTGCTGTAATATCTACATTCCTGCCTCTCTCCGTCAGTTCTCCTTCAAAGCTATCCATATAATCAAAATCTTTTTTTCCTTTGTACAATATGGATTTTTCCGGAAACTCTGTCTTTTTAATTTTTATTGATATTGGCTTTAATGGGTTCTATTCCTATCAAATTTAGGCATCTTTATGTATATTTTAAAGAAAAAACCAAACACATGTTTAAAATCATGTTTTGCCTGAAAACGTATTGGCTTCCAATTTAAAATCACCCTTTACAGAATTTTTATTCTTTCAAATTCAAACTGCTTTAAATATTTCATTAAATTCGGTCAACAAAACTTTTTTATGATACAACTTCCTTTGTCTAAACTTTCCAATGTAGGAACTACTATTTTCAGCCAGATGACTCAGCTTGCCAATGAAAATGAAGCCATTAACCTGTCCCAGGGATTTCCTGACTTTATGCCTGACCCGGAATTACTCAATCATGTAGACCATTTTATTAAAAAAGGATTTAACCAGTATGCTCCGCTGGGAGGGATGATTGGCCTGAAGGAAGAAATTGCCCGGAAAATAGAAAACAGCCATCAGGCAGTGTACCATCCGGATGCTGAAATAACCGTTACAGCTGGCGGAACGCAGGCTATTTTCACCGCTATTGCGTCTTTTATCAAGAAAGATGATGAAGTGATCATTTTTGAACCGGCCTATGATTGTTATGAACCTACCGTAGAACTTTTCGGAGGGATTGTAAAACGTTTTGAAATGAAGGCTCCGGATTACGAAATAGACTGGACCGCTGTAAAAAATCTGGTGAATGACAAAACCAGAATGATTATTCTTAACAATCCCAACAACCCCTCCGGAAAAATCCTGAAAGAACAAGATATACAAGAACTTATCCGGCTGGTAAAAGATACATCCATTCTTATTTTAAGTGACGAAGTCTATGAAAATATTGTTTTTGACGGAAAACAGCATGTAAGCATCTGCAAATACCCGGAACTGAAAGAAAGAAGCCTTCTTGTAGCCTCTTTCGGGAAACTTTTCCATGTTACCGGATGGAAAGTGGGTTATTGTGCTGCACCCAAAAGCTTAACTGATGAATTCAGGAAAGTGCATCAGTTCAATGTTTTCTGTGTAAACACCCCTATTCAGCTTGCTTTGGCAGAATACATGAAAAATGAAGCGCATTACGCCCATCTGAACCAGTTTTTCCAGGAAAAAAGAGATTTTCTGAGAAAAGGTCTGGCCGGAACTTCTTTTGACCTGCTGGATTGTGAAGGAACCTATTTTCAGGCGGTAAAATATGATAAGATTTCAGATAAAAATGATTTCGATTTTGCATCAGAACTTACGATCACTCATAAGGTAGCGAGCGTTCCTTTTTCTTCATTCTATAAAAATAAGCTGAACGAAAATGTAATCAGATTATGTTTTGCGAAAAAGCAGGAAACTCTGGAAAGAGCCATTGAAAATTTATCAAAGATTTAATCTAACACCAACTCAATATTAAACTATGAAAAAATCAATCTTATCACAGGGAAAAAAATTAACCAGGACAGAATTACACAAAGTCAATGGAGGTTTGGGCACTATAAGATGTACCAACTCTTCAGGCTACTGTGTATATATCGGACCGGGATGCAGCGAAGAGAAGTGCCAGTTACCGGAACCTCTTGAAGCTGTAGACTAAAAGGCAATACATCGGCCGGTTCAAAATGAACCGGCCGATGTATTGTAATGATCGTATTCTATTTAAATGTTATTATAAAAACATTCCTCCGGAAACTTCAATTCTCTGGCCGTTGATCCATCTTGCATCTTCCGTACAAAGGAAGGCTACTACTCCGCCAATATCATCAGGAAGTCCGGCTCTGCCTAAAGCTGTATTGGCCGAAATCATTGAGTTTACCTGGGCATCATCTCTTGTTCTTCCACCTCCGAAATCGGTTTCAATAGCCCCCGGAGCTACAACGTTAGATTTGATTTTTCTTGCTCCCAGTTCTTTTGCCTGATATTTTGTCAGCATATCAACAGCGGCTTTCATAGAACCATATACTGAAGATCCCGGTACGGCAAATCTTGCCAATCCTGAAGATACGTTAATAATTCCGCCACCATCATTGATGAACGGCAACAATTTTTGAGTCAGGAAAAATACTCCTTTGAAATGAATATCAACCATGTCATCCAATTGCTCTTCTGTAACATCAGGAATCGGGGCATATAGAGCTGTACCTGCATTATTCACCAGATAATCAATATTTCTGCTTCCGGTTTTTCCTTCCAGATAATCTCCCAGCGTTTTAACAAAAGTTTCAAAACTTTTTGTGTTTTTTGTGTCTAATTGATAAGCTGCGGCTTTTCTGCCCATTGACTGGATTTCTTCTACTACTTTATCAGCTTCTTCTTTATTGCTCTTATAGGTAATTACCACATCTAATCCTTTTTGAGCTATTTTAAGCGCTGAGTTTTTTCCCAACCCACGGCTTCCGCCTGTTACTAATGCAATTTTTGTTTTTGTGTTCATTGTATTTTGATTATTTTGATGGTACAAAGTTGGGATATTTTCAGACCGGAGTGTTTGCTTGAATCAATCTGAAATTTGCAAAATTCAAATCATGAGCGAAATTCCATAGGTGTACATAAGGTTTTTCTTTTGAAAAAATTAGAAAAATGGGCTATTTCTTCAAAACCCAGGGCATATGAAATTTCTGAAACATTCCATTTGGTTTGCCTTAAGAGAATCTTAGCTTCCTGAATAATCCGGTCAGAAATAAATTCAGTGGTTGTTTTTCCGGTACTTTCTTTTAATTTTTTATTCAAATAATTAACGTGAACAGCCAATCTGTCGGCATAATCTTTAGCTGTTTTCAGCTGTAATCTCTGATCTGAGGATTCAATGGGAAACTGTCTTTCAAGGAGTTCTATAAATAAAGATACTACTCTTAGGGAAGCATCATTTGTAGCTGAAAGTTTTGCAGCAGGCTGTAATTTCTGTCCGTAATGAATCAGCTCCAGCACATAATTCCTGATCAGGTCATATTTAAAAATATAATCGGAATCTATTTCCTTTTTTACTTTTGCGAACAGAATTTCAATTTCATCTGCCAGTTCATCGTCAATTTCAAACACAGGAATATTACCCGGCTGAAATATAGGCAGATCTTCCAATGAAAACTGCGATTGTGCCTTGATAAAGAAATCTTCTGTAAACACACAGAAGCTCCCAGACTGATCAGGATCTTCCGGCACCCAGTGATAGGGAACTTTAGGAGTGGCAAACAACAGGGCATTTTGCTTTATCGGAATGATCTTGTCTGCATATTCAGCTCTGTTTTTTCCTCTGATAAGACTTATTTTGTAATACTTCCTCCTGTTATAGGGCATTTCTGAAGTAGTTCTTACTCTTTCAATGGTCTGTCTTATATCAAAAACATTAAAGTGTCCGATATCTTTATGAAGACCTTTTGGGAAAATACTCTCCAGGTCTTTGCCTAATTTGGCAGCCATTTCTCTGTAGAAATCTTCCAGTGAAGTATGGGTTACTTTTTCCATGGCAGATGATTTGTAAAATTCAAATATACGAAGTTATGCAACAGACTGCTTTGAATTGTTTTACAGGTTGCTTGCCAAAATTCCAAACTCTTCTTACCAACTCCATCCGGTAAGGATTGCGAAACGTTCCAGGCCCACATTACACTTATAATTTTTCTGCATACATTCTTCCAGGACCAGCCGTTCCGGAATAGCAGGCAGTTCTGCTATAAATGGTTACGGTATAACGACAGGACCTACAAAACATAACTTTATTTGAGTTATATTCGTGGTACATCATTTTATACTTTTCCACCATTGCTTAAACTGCTGTGCATTGTCATTTAACCTTATCTTTTCACCAATCATGGGAGTGGCAAGACGGTATGGTTTTCCCTGAGATAATCCTGAAATACGTTCCAAAGGCTCATTCCAGGGATGCCTTGCTAAGGTAAATTTGGAGTGGTGAACGGGCAGCATATTTTTTGCGTTCAATTCTGCTGATGCCAGAGCAACTTCTTCAGGTAATTCATGTACGGACTGCCATGCTTTATTGTATTGACCGCACTCCATGACAGCCCAATCGATTGCGGGATATTTTGCTGCAATCTGTTTGAAACGACCACTATACCCACCATCTCCACTGTAATAAACATTCATCCCGGGAGACTGAATAAAAAATGAAAGCCACAAAGCCTGTGAGCTTTTAAATCCTCTTCCGCCGTCATGATGAGTGCTTTCCGCAAAAATGGCAAAACCAGGCTTCACCTGTATTTTTTCGCCCCAGTCCTTTTCAATGATCTGCTGTTTTGCATACCCCCATCTTTCATAATGAGCTCCGGCTCCCAATCCGCAAATAACATATTTTACTTTAGCCTGTAATGCGGATACGGTTTCATAATCCAGATGGTCGTAATGATCGTGTGAAAGCAGCATATAATCTATTTCCGGCATATCGTCTGCTGTATAAATATCGCTTCCTTTGTAAGCTTTTACTCCCCATGGCAGTGGCGATGCTTTACCGCTGAAAACAGGGTCTGCAAGAATCTTCACGCCATTCAGCTGTAAAAAGAATGAAGAATGTCCGAACCAAACCATTACATTTTCGTCGGCCGGGATGGATTTCAGATCAGTTTTTATAGAAGGAATAGCATCTAAAGGCTCTGTATGGGGAAATTCTTTTGTAAGGGAGGTCCATATTTCTCCCAGCATGCTATATCCTTCAGTAATCGTTGGCTTTTCTTCCAGATTTCTGAATTTTCCTTCTTTATAATGGGGTGATTTTTTGATGAGTTCCAGCCTTTCTCCTTCCGGTAATGCCCCAAATTGTGGTTTCTTCATGTAAAACCAGGTTATAAAAATCATCATAAGGGCAAGGGACAGTATAGCAATTAATGTCCTTTTTACTACTTTTAAAAATGTCTTCATTCAACAGATATTTTAATACCATTCACTTGCAGGGCAGATTGTAGATAGCTTCTGAAAGCATATTGGATCATTTCACGTCCTACTTCTTCCATTTTGCAGATCCAATCTGGAAATGCCAGATACCATAATGGTAATAATGCATCAAAAATACGGTAAATAAAGAGAACATTTTTTTCCTTTTACAGGCTTCCTCAATCCGGGACGGAAATGATCTACTGCCTTAAAAATAATTCTCTATTTTTTCTAAACCCTGTGATATATTTCATTTATTTTTATTACATTCGTTACAACTAACCCATTAAAAATCAAATCAATGAAAAATCAAATCACTCAGATTGGGAAAAAACTGAACAAAAAAGAATTAAGAACTATTAAAGGAGGACTTATCAATTGTATGGAACCAGTTTTATGCCCGGCACCTCCGTGTGAACCTGCTTCTGATCCGTATGGATGTACTATCATCTCTCCTAAATGTGCACAAAAGGAATGCAGACCACAATTGTAGTAACCATTCACATTACAAAATACCATGGAAAAAGCAAAACTTAACAAAGGCAAAAGACTTAATAAACAAGAACTGAAGTCTATTCAAGGGGGATTGCTGAACTGTATGGAACCTATTCCCTGTACGGAATTTCCCTGCGAAACATATCCACCGGGAGACATAAGAAATTGTACAACCATTTCCATCAGCTGCGCACAAAAAATCTGCAGACCGCAACCTTAAAATTTTAATAGAATAATTCACTAAACACCCAATATTATGAAAAATCAAAATTTAACCCACGGAAAAAAACTAACCAAAAAACAGCTGAGCGTTGTTACCGGAGGAAAGGAAATGTGCCTGCTTCCGGATCTGACTTGTAAAAAATATTCTCTTGCCTGTGCAGAAAAACAGTGCCAGCCTGGTATTGAATTGTAGCATTAAACCACCCAAACTGTAACGAATGATAAACCATCATTTAAACAACGGGAAAAAAACTCAATAAAAAGGAGTTGAAAACCATTTAAGGAGGAGTAAGGATATGAAGTATACAGAATGGAACAATATGTACACAAATTCACCCATCATGCTATGAACCGCAGTGCCGAACCGGTCAGGCAGATTTGACGTGTACAGATATCGTTGGTAACTGTGTTGTGGTCTCCTTTAACTGCAAAGAGCCAAAATGCCGATTCGAGACAGGTTTTTAACTTTAAAAATAAAAGAACTGTTCTCTGATTCAGGGAGCAGTTTTTAAGTAAAAGAATTTATTTAAAAACAGATCAAATCTTACGATAAGACATGCAAAAAGCGCTTCCTGATAAAATGGAAGCGCCTTTTTTATAACTAACTTTAATACTTTTCTTATACATTGAATCTGAAGTGCATGATGTCCCCATCCTGTACAATATATTCTTTACCTTCCACAGAAAGTTTTCCGGCTTCTTTGATCTTTACTTCAGAGCCGTAAGTGATATAATCATTATACTTGATGACTTCTGCACGGATAAACCCTTTTTCAAAATCGGTGTGAATTACTCCCGCAGCCTGTGGTGCAGTCCATCCCTGTCCGATAGTCCATGCTCTTACTTCTTTTACCCCAGCTGTAAAATAAGTCTGAAGCTTTAAAAGGTCATACGCTTTTCTGATCAAACGGTTTACTCCCGGTTCAGTAAGTCCCAGCTCATCAAGGAAAATTTCTCTTTCTTCGAAAGTTTCAAGCTCGTTGATATCTGCTTCAATCTGTGCTGCCAATACTACGACCTCTGCTCCTTCACCTTTAGCCATTTCTTCGATCTTACCAATCCACTCATTTCCGTTTTTAATAGAATTTTCATCTACATTACAAACGTAAAGCACCGGCTTATTGGTCAATAACTGAACTTCTCCAATGATTGATTTTGTAAAATCATCTACAGCAAATTCTCTTGCATTTTTACCATCCTCAAGGAATTTCTGTAAGTTTTGAAGGGTTTCGTAAGTAAGGATATCTTCTTTCTTCCCTGATTTGATGAACTTTTTAGCTTTCTCTACTGCCTTTCCTACGGTTTCAAGGTCTTTCAGCTGAAGCTCTATATCAATAATTTCTTTATCTCTTAACGGATCTACGGAACCTTCTACGTGAACGATATTTCCATTGTCAAAACATCTTAACACGTGAATAATCGCTTCACACTCGCGGATATTAGCCAGGAACTGATTCCCCAATCCTTCTCCTTTGCTGGCTCCTTTCACAAGACCTGCAATATCAACAATCTCAACTACCGCTGGTAAAACTCTTTCAGGCTTTACGATTTTCTCCAGTTCAAACAATCTCTGATCCGGTACAGAAACCGTCCCAAGGTTCGGCTCAATAGTACAGAAAGGATAGTTGGCTGATTGGGCTTTTGCGTTGCTCAGACAGTTAAAAAGTGTTGATTTACCTACATTCGGCAGGCCTACGATTCCACATTTCATATTGTAAAATTCAAAGTTTAAGGTTTAGGGGCAATCCAAGGCTTCTTCAACTTTAACCATTGAACTCAGAACCTTGAATTACGAGTGTGCAAAGATAGTGATTTTTGGGAGAGTTTCATAATAAAAAAATCTGTCAGGATTCTGACAGATTTTTCAAAAGGTTTTGGATTCACCGGATATTTTACGGATTATCTCCTGTGGCACTCTGAGCCAGGGGAACATCATTCGGTGTTTCCTGTAAAGTTTTATCTAAAGTAAATAAAGATTCATCAGTAGCCCTGTCTCCTCCTGCAATTTTCAGTTTATCTATTAAATTCTGTGCTAATGTTTCTTCTTCAATCTGCTCCTGTACAAACCACTGCATAAAATTCCAGGTTGCCCAGTCTTTTTCTTCCATAGAAAGGTCTGCAATTCTGTAAATAGCGGTTGTATTATCCACTTCATGTTTAAAAACTCCGTCAAAACAGGCGGTAAGGCTTTCGGGATCTGCCGGAGGGGCCGGAATAGCGTTTACTTTTGGTTTACCACCCCGGTTAAGAATATATTCCATGAATTTGATTGAATGATTTCTTTCTTCCTGAGCATGGCGGTAAAGGAAATTGGCGATTCCCTGATATCCTTTATCATCAGCCCAAATTCCATACGATAAAAAAACATGTGATGCGTGAATTTCTTTATTCATTTGGTCACTGAGTGCTTTTTCCATGTTATCGGAAAGTCTTTTGGTATTCATAATGTTATATTTTGGTGATTATAGGAGTAATCATGCAAAAATGGTTCCGATAAAGTTTTTATTTTACACCAAAAACTGTAATACTCTTCAAAACATAATTGATTTTCAATATTTTAAATTGATAATTTATAGTTATTCTAAAATAAAAACCAGCTCTATTTTGAGAACTGGCTTTTACATTTATTATTGAGATTGCTTCACCCGAAGGTTCGCAACAACATATAGGGAGCGGGTTTCACCGCAATTATTTCATTTTTCGGGCTGTATAATCACTTTCATTTCCTAATCTGTCGATGGCTTTAATAGCAATTGCGTTCAGTTTTTTACCGTCTTTAAATTTGGGAATGTCTTTTGAAAGGGTATCCAGTGTTAGAATTTCTGTCTGCCATACTCCGTTGTACTGAGTAAAAAGAGCCCACAGGAAAACATCCGCAGCATTTTTGGTGCTCCAGCTGGTCTGTGCAAAGCTTCCGTTATCGGCAATGAATAAGGTAGGTGTCTGCAATGGTACAGCTTTTATCCATGGAGATTTCGGTACCAGTGCTTTTTCATTATATGGTCCGTTTTTCAGAGCAGGAAGCATATTGGCATTTTTGGTTAATCCGGCAATGCTCCAGTGAATTTCTCCGGCATCATTCTTCAGGATATTTCTGGAGATTGCAATCTGATTTTTAATTTCCGCAGGACGGTCTGATACTTTAATCTCAACGGTATTCAGTCCCGGCCATAAATGGCGGTTCATTGTATTTTCAGACTGCCACCAGCTTAGAAGTGCCTCAAAACTTTGTCCTTTGGAATCTACAGGCCAGTAAAGCTGCGGTGAGAAATAATCTACCCAGCCTTTATTCAGCCATAGCTTGGCATCTGCATACAATTCGTCATACTGAGAGGAACCTACAATACCTGCGGGATATCCGGGTTTCCAGATTCCGAACGGGCTGATTCCGAATTTTACATTATTTTTTTCTGCATGAATTTCTTTATAGATCCGTTCTACAAATTTATTTACGTTATCTCTTCTCCAGTCTGCTCTGGATAAGGTACCTCCACTGCTTACATAGGCATTCCATGTAGCATTATCCGGAAAATCCGCACCTCTGTTATAGGTGGCATAAGGATAGAAATAATCGTCAAAGTGAACAGCATCAATATCGTATCTTTTGACAATGTCTTTCACGACATTGGATACATGGCCCTGTGTTTTTGGATTAGCCGGATCAAACCAGTACATTCCGTTTTTTAATCTTACCACAATATCAGAAAGCTTGTTTGCCATCGACAACTTATTCACAGCTCCACCGTTGGTATGATGGGCACGGTAAGGATTTAACCAGACATGAAGCTCCAGTCCTCTTTTGTGGGCTTCTTCAATCCAGAACTGAAGCGGATCATAGTTAGGAGAAGGAGCAGTTCCTGTTTCTCCGGTCAGAAAGTAAGACCATGGCTCGATATTACTGGTATAGAGTGCATCTGCGGAAGGTCTGATCTGGAAGATAGCTGCATTAAAATTATTATCTTTCAGCATATCAAGCATACTGATTGCTTCTGCCTTCTGCTGTTCCACCGTAAGATCATTTCTTGAAGGCCAGTTGATATTGGCCACACTCGCGATCCATGCTCCACGGAATTCTCTTTTGATTTCCGGAAGAACCGTTCTGAAGTTTTCGTCAACTGGGGGAACCGGAGTTACAGGCTTTACCGTGGTAACCGGATCTTTAGGTTTTGATATATTAGTATTAGGTTTTGCTGTATTTTTTGCAGGCGTTCCTTTAAGGGAATTATTATTTGCGGTACATGCAGTACTGAAAGATGCCAAAACTCCCAGCAGATAAACTACTTTTATATTACTGATTTTCATATTGGGTTCTTGAAGAAGGAAATTCTAAGATATTAAAAATGCAAAGCTAAGAATATAAAGGTCATTTATCCGAATTTGAAAAGCTAAAGTTTCTTAAAAAAATGATCAGTACAAATAAAATATCTGTACTGATCGTTTTTTACATTTTTAATATGTTTTTAAAGAATCAGATCGTTTTATTCATCATGATTTTCTGTAAGATCTGTCTTATAGGTTTCGGGGATAAACAACACGTTAACGATAATGGCAACCACAACCAGAAAGACAGGATAAATTAAACCAATAAAAGGAGATAGTGCGGCACTTACCATAAAGGATGTCTTTATAAGTTCGGTTATAAAGGTGGTAGCCCCTCCTATGCAGCCGTTTCCCATATTCTGGGAGAATCCCATACTTGTATATCTTATTTTTGTAGGAAAAATTTCAAGCATAAAAGCACCCAGCGGCCCATAGGTGGCGGCTCCTGCAACGGAAAGCAGAAAACTGATCCCCATTATCTGTAAAACTGCACTATTACTAATGGCATGTACTTCAGTAAGCCCTTCCGGATTTCCAATTTTCATGAAAAGGTAAAAAGAAAGCGGAATCAGGATCAGACTGGAAACCAGTCCTCCAATAAGAACTTTTTTGCGTCCTATCTTATCACTTAAAGCACCAAAATACTGGTAAAAATAAGTACTGAAAAGCGTAACAACACCGGTAATCACTAAAACTGTATTTTCTTCAAGTTTTACAGAACGCTGCATAAAAAATAAGGTTACAAAAAGGCTGGTCTGCATTACTGAACTTTGTGCAGCATTACCCCCGAATATGGCTTTTAACATTGTTCTGATATTACCTTTTGTAGTGAAAGCATCTTTTATTGGGGCTTTGCTTGTTTTTCCGGCTTTTTTAAGCTCTTCAAAAACCGGACTTTCATGAAGTTTTTTTCTTGCAAAAAAGCTGAGCAGCACCAAAACAGAACTTAAAAGAAAGGGAATTCTCCACCCAAAAGCAGTAAAATCAGATTCGGACATTATACTTTTTACCATAAAAATAATGCCTAGACACACCAAAAGGCCTACCGGAACCGTAGCCTGTATAAATCCGGTATAAAATCCTCTTTTATGGGCAGGAGCATGCTCCGCTACGTATATCACCGCACCTGCATATTCACCACTGATAGCCAGCCCCTGCATCAGCCTGCAGATCAGCAGGAGAATGGGAGCCGCCCAACCTATCGTGGAAAAATGAGGAATACAGCCTATTAAAAATGTGGAAGCCCCCATTAGGACCAGTGAAAGAAGAAAGGAAGATTTTCTTCCTATTCTATCTCCGATATTACCGAAGATAAGAGAGCCAATAGGCCGGAACATAAATGATGAAACCACCACTGCCAAGGTTTCAAGAAAATGAGATTCTCCGGCGGGGAATAGGTTTACTGACAGCGTACCTGCAAGGAGTATGGCAAGAAACATGTCATACCACTCAATCAGAGTTCCTGCGGATGATGCTGTAATGATCGTAAATATATTATTTTGAGGGGTAATTCTTATTGTATCCATATTTTGTTATTTGTATTTTTTATTTGTTTAAACAAGACTTAAAACATAAAGAAAGTAGCAAGATGAAAACGGTTATTTACTGCCGTATACTCATTTCCAATTCCCCGTCCACTGCTTTGGGCATCTCCCCAAACGGCTACAGTATTTTCTACTTCAAATCTCAGCTTGATGGCTTTACTGAGTGACCAGTCTACACGCGGGACCACACGCCACAGATGATCTACACTCCTGCCGCCAGATGTTGCGGATACTGCACCCCAGGAAGCCGTAACACCATAAGCGTTTGCAGTTCTTCCCTGTACGGTTTCCCGGGTTCCCATGTTTTTCACGATTCCTCCAAAAAGCCCAAATGAAACTTTCTTATCAGTAGTCTGCTGAAAATCAATCCATGCGCTTCTGGTATTCATCGTATGGAAAATATCAGGTTCTTTAGAGGCAGAATATCCTACAAATCCGCCGAGCATTACCATAGAGGCTGCATTCTGGGACATCATAACAGAAGTACTGATCGTTAATGGCTTTGTAACTATCCTGGCATAAGCCATTGTTGTAAAGCTTTCCAAACGGCTGTCATTAACTACCGGAGGTGTACCGGAAGAAAGTTGGGGTTTCAAAACCTCATACTGTCCTGCAATTCCG of the Chryseobacterium aureum genome contains:
- a CDS encoding helix-turn-helix domain-containing protein; this encodes MEKVTHTSLEDFYREMAAKLGKDLESIFPKGLHKDIGHFNVFDIRQTIERVRTTSEMPYNRRKYYKISLIRGKNRAEYADKIIPIKQNALLFATPKVPYHWVPEDPDQSGSFCVFTEDFFIKAQSQFSLEDLPIFQPGNIPVFEIDDELADEIEILFAKVKKEIDSDYIFKYDLIRNYVLELIHYGQKLQPAAKLSATNDASLRVVSLFIELLERQFPIESSDQRLQLKTAKDYADRLAVHVNYLNKKLKESTGKTTTEFISDRIIQEAKILLRQTKWNVSEISYALGFEEIAHFSNFFKRKTLCTPMEFRS
- the ychF gene encoding redox-regulated ATPase YchF translates to MKCGIVGLPNVGKSTLFNCLSNAKAQSANYPFCTIEPNLGTVSVPDQRLFELEKIVKPERVLPAVVEIVDIAGLVKGASKGEGLGNQFLANIRECEAIIHVLRCFDNGNIVHVEGSVDPLRDKEIIDIELQLKDLETVGKAVEKAKKFIKSGKKEDILTYETLQNLQKFLEDGKNAREFAVDDFTKSIIGEVQLLTNKPVLYVCNVDENSIKNGNEWIGKIEEMAKGEGAEVVVLAAQIEADINELETFEEREIFLDELGLTEPGVNRLIRKAYDLLKLQTYFTAGVKEVRAWTIGQGWTAPQAAGVIHTDFEKGFIRAEVIKYNDYITYGSEVKIKEAGKLSVEGKEYIVQDGDIMHFRFNV
- a CDS encoding MBL fold metallo-hydrolase encodes the protein MKTFLKVVKRTLIAILSLALMMIFITWFYMKKPQFGALPEGERLELIKKSPHYKEGKFRNLEEKPTITEGYSMLGEIWTSLTKEFPHTEPLDAIPSIKTDLKSIPADENVMVWFGHSSFFLQLNGVKILADPVFSGKASPLPWGVKAYKGSDIYTADDMPEIDYMLLSHDHYDHLDYETVSALQAKVKYVICGLGAGAHYERWGYAKQQIIEKDWGEKIQVKPGFAIFAESTHHDGGRGFKSSQALWLSFFIQSPGMNVYYSGDGGYSGRFKQIAAKYPAIDWAVMECGQYNKAWQSVHELPEEVALASAELNAKNMLPVHHSKFTLARHPWNEPLERISGLSQGKPYRLATPMIGEKIRLNDNAQQFKQWWKSIK
- a CDS encoding ferritin — its product is MNTKRLSDNMEKALSDQMNKEIHASHVFLSYGIWADDKGYQGIANFLYRHAQEERNHSIKFMEYILNRGGKPKVNAIPAPPADPESLTACFDGVFKHEVDNTTAIYRIADLSMEEKDWATWNFMQWFVQEQIEEETLAQNLIDKLKIAGGDRATDESLFTLDKTLQETPNDVPLAQSATGDNP
- a CDS encoding methionine aminotransferase; its protein translation is MIQLPLSKLSNVGTTIFSQMTQLANENEAINLSQGFPDFMPDPELLNHVDHFIKKGFNQYAPLGGMIGLKEEIARKIENSHQAVYHPDAEITVTAGGTQAIFTAIASFIKKDDEVIIFEPAYDCYEPTVELFGGIVKRFEMKAPDYEIDWTAVKNLVNDKTRMIILNNPNNPSGKILKEQDIQELIRLVKDTSILILSDEVYENIVFDGKQHVSICKYPELKERSLLVASFGKLFHVTGWKVGYCAAPKSLTDEFRKVHQFNVFCVNTPIQLALAEYMKNEAHYAHLNQFFQEKRDFLRKGLAGTSFDLLDCEGTYFQAVKYDKISDKNDFDFASELTITHKVASVPFSSFYKNKLNENVIRLCFAKKQETLERAIENLSKI
- a CDS encoding DUF2867 domain-containing protein yields the protein MYKGKKDFDYMDSFEGELTERGRNVDITAVGKAFFTSGPVWGKKMFAFRNKIVGLFGLKTGAEKEKKQPGNDAQYEVGERIGLFKVFDKTNNEIILGEDDRHLDFRVSLLFDKNEDEEENSLTISTTVKFHNWLGVLYFLPVRPFHKLIVPAMLKNMIHKLERAN
- a CDS encoding SDR family NAD(P)-dependent oxidoreductase, encoding MNTKTKIALVTGGSRGLGKNSALKIAQKGLDVVITYKSNKEEADKVVEEIQSMGRKAAAYQLDTKNTKSFETFVKTLGDYLEGKTGSRNIDYLVNNAGTALYAPIPDVTEEQLDDMVDIHFKGVFFLTQKLLPFINDGGGIINVSSGLARFAVPGSSVYGSMKAAVDMLTKYQAKELGARKIKSNVVAPGAIETDFGGGRTRDDAQVNSMISANTALGRAGLPDDIGGVVAFLCTEDARWINGQRIEVSGGMFL